A genome region from Manihot esculenta cultivar AM560-2 chromosome 5, M.esculenta_v8, whole genome shotgun sequence includes the following:
- the LOC110614456 gene encoding uncharacterized protein LOC110614456, which translates to MHKPQRDSFVIQIRPTHNHHQLEAADLHHPAAVSSSKFINFSGMKIFNRFRKILMRLLFSLPSHSHHASSGTSSSSKQRNCERFDPPKTSCSSYYSSQSHYSEAIADCIEFLNKSSQEGILDGRKSDVLV; encoded by the coding sequence ATGCACAAGCCTCAAAGAGACAGCTTTGTTATTCAAATAAGACCTACTCATAATCATCACCAACTAGAAGCTGCAGACCTTCATCACCCTGCTGCTGTGTCCTCTTCGAAGTTCATCAACTTCTCTGGAATGAAGATTTTCAATCGGTTTCGTAAAATTCTGATGCGGCTCTTGTTTTCTCTTCCTTCTCATTCTCATCATGCTTCTTCTGGGACGTCATCTTCTTCTAAGCAGAGGAACTGTGAGAGATTTGATCCTCCAAAGACTTCATGCAGTTCTTATTATTCTTCGCAATCACACTACAGTGAGGCTATTGCAGATTgtattgagtttttgaataagtCTTCTCAGGAAGGGATTTTAGATGGTAGAAAATCTGATGTCTTGGTTTGA
- the LOC110614530 gene encoding uncharacterized protein LOC110614530, whose product MALLTFLQEQTKNGKQISKRKRKQQKQKEKQPSSWDQIKNLLTCKQIEVSGVHDPSKKTNGYSKMGSSCSSICSFRDVVHGNTRVVHRADNSPESSTVGQETGLLSRKAANGSSTRSLGSSGRSNGGATYTSSSRAIQFRKLSGCYECHMIVDPSRYPSARTTICACSQCGELFPKPESLELHQIVRHAVLELGPEDSGRNIVEIIFKSSWLKKDNSICKIERILKVQNTQRTIQRFEDSRDAIKTRALNSTKKNPRCAADGNELLRFHCTSLTCSLGARGTSNLCGSIPGCGVCTIIRHGFQGKECKGIRTTASSGRAHDSFVCCTDGRRAMLVCRVIAGRVKRLADDAPPPEEDVASAGGSYDSVAGYPGIYSNLEELFVFNPKAILPCFVVIYSALES is encoded by the exons ATGGCTCTTCTCACTTTCTTACAAGAGCAAACAAAGAATGGAAAACAAATTTCGAAACGCAAGCGCAAGCAGCAAAAGCAAAAGGAGAAGCAACCTTCATCATGGGACCAAATCAAGAACCTACTCACCTGCAAGCAGATCGAAGTATCGGGTGTACACGATCCATCCAAGAAAACTAATGGATACTCAAAGATGGGTTCTTCTTGCAGCTCTATATGCAGTTTCAGAGACGTTGTTCATGGCAACACAAGAGTTGTTCACAGAGCTGATAACTCACCAGAAAGTAGCACAGTGGGTCAAGAAACCGGACTGCTGAGTCGAAAAGCTGCTAATGGGTCATCAACTAGGTCGCTGGGGAGTTCAGGGAGATCCAATGGTGGCGCAACCTACACCTCATCTTCAAGAGCCATACAATTCAGGAAGCTTTCTGGTTGTTACGAATGTCACATGATCGTTGACCCAAGCAg GTACCCATCAGCAAGGACTACAATTTGCGCCTGCTCCCAGTGTGGAGAGCTCTTCCCCAAGCCTGAAAGCTTAGAGCTTCATCAAATAGTTCGCCATGCTG TATTAGAGCTGGGCCCTGAGGATTCCGGTAGAAACATTGTTGAGATCATCTTCAAATCAAGCTGGCTCAAGAAAGATAACTCCATTTGTAAGATTGAACGGATATTAAAAGTTCAAAACACACAGAGAACGATTCAACGGTTCGAGGACTCTAGAGATGCAATCAAGACGCGTGCGCTTAATAGTACTAAAAAAAATCCCAGGTGCGCTGCTGATGGTAACGAGCTGCTGCGATTCCACTGTACGAGTCTAACATGCTCGTTAGGTGCTCGCGGGACGTCGAACTTGTGCGGATCGATCCCTGGCTGTGGTGTGTGCACCATCATCAGACACGGCTTCCAAGGCAAGGAGTGCAAAGGGATACGAACCACGGCAAGTAGCGGTAGGGCCCACGACTCCTTCGTTTGTTGTACGGATGGAAGGAGGGCCATGCTGGTGTGTCGCGTGATTGCGGGGAGGGTGAAGCGATTGGCGGATGATGCACCGCCGCCAGAGGAAGATGTCGCGTCAGCTGGTGGCTCGTACGATTCTGTGGCCGGATACCCCGGGATTTATTCCAATCTCGAGGAGTTGTTTGTTTTCAATCCAAAGGCTATTCTTCCTTGTTTTGTTGTTATTTACAGTGCTCTCGAGTCTTGA